TCCCTCGCTGATGGCGTGCACCCCCCACGCCAGGTTGGCCAGGTTCATCGGATTGCGTGCGAAAGCGATCGCGATCGCCGTACCCAGCCTTAGATGGGTCGTGCTCTCGGCGGCGAGCACCAGAGGAAGGAACGGATCGTGGCGGGCTTCGAAACTGAATGCGCCGTCGTACCCGATCTCCTCCAGACGCGCAAAATCGCGACCGGCGTTTCGGGGATCCTCCATCGGCGGAGTGGTGTAGACCTTCATGACGATGAATCTACTCTTCCGCGCCGGATCCATCCCGTCCTACGGTTCATGAGACGGATGGTTCTGCATTCCGTAGCATCAGCACCCAGCGGAGGGAGCGCGGGGTGACACTCCTCAACGGGAAGATCGGACTCGTAACCGGCAGCGCGCAGGGGCTTGGTGCCGCCGTGGCGCGGCTCGCGGCCACCGAAGGCTCGAAGATCGTGCTCGGCGACGTCCAGGCCGAGCGCGGCGAAGAGGTCGCCCATGAGATCCGTGCCGCTGGAGGCGAGGCGTTCTTCCTGCGCACCGATGTCAGCAATTCCGCGGATTGCGAGGGATTGGTCGCTGCGGCCGCCGACCGCTTCGGAGGCCTCGATTGGGCCTGCAACAACGCCATCTCCGGCGCGGGTGATTTCGGCCCCCTCGATACGCTCGAGGAGCGCAACTGGGATCGCACGCTCGATGTGGGCCTGAAGGGCGTCTTCCTCGGCATGAAGGCCCAGGTACCGGCCATGCTGCAAAGTGGCGGCGGCTCGATCATCAACGTGACGACTGCGGCCGCATTGAAGGGCGAGGCCATGCTCGCCGCCTACGTTGCGGCCAAGGGCGGTGTGCACTCCCTGACGATGACGGCTGCCGCAGAATACTCGGCGCGGGGCGTCCGCATCAATTCGGTGGCGCCGGGCGGGATGGAGACACCTGCGATCCAGCGCTACTTCGATCGGTTTCCCGACTTCAAGGACCAGACCGTGGCGGCTCATGCCATGCGACGCCTCGGCCGCCCGGAGGAGGTCGCCGAGCCCGTCATCTGGCTGGCATCCGATCGCGCCTCCTTCGTCACGGGTAGCTGTCTCGTGTGCGACGGCGGCTCTCTCGTCAATTCCCACCTCCTCTAGGAGCCATCCATGCCGGGACGCCGGACAC
This is a stretch of genomic DNA from bacterium. It encodes these proteins:
- a CDS encoding glucose 1-dehydrogenase, whose amino-acid sequence is MTLLNGKIGLVTGSAQGLGAAVARLAATEGSKIVLGDVQAERGEEVAHEIRAAGGEAFFLRTDVSNSADCEGLVAAAADRFGGLDWACNNAISGAGDFGPLDTLEERNWDRTLDVGLKGVFLGMKAQVPAMLQSGGGSIINVTTAAALKGEAMLAAYVAAKGGVHSLTMTAAAEYSARGVRINSVAPGGMETPAIQRYFDRFPDFKDQTVAAHAMRRLGRPEEVAEPVIWLASDRASFVTGSCLVCDGGSLVNSHLL